The genomic interval gtgaatggcctctccccggtgtgaactcgctggtgtatcagcagtgtGGATGAAGTaacgaatcccatcccacactctgagcacatgaacggcctctccccagtgtgaactcgctggtgtgtcagcaggtgggatgaacaagtgaatcccttcccacactcagagcaggtaaatggcctctccccagtgtgaactcgctggtgtttcagcagttgggatgaacaagtgaatcccttcccacactcagagcacgtgaatggcctctgcccagtgtgaactcgctggtgtatccgcaggtgggatgactgagtaaatcccttcccacactcagagcaggtgaacggtctctccccggagtgaactcgccggtgagctacaagttgggatgacccagtgaatcccttcccacactcggagcaggtgaacggcctctccccagtgtgactgcgtcgatgaatttccagcgtcgaaggtgatctgaataccttcccacagtcaccacatttccacggtttctccatggtgcgggtatccttgtgactctccatggttggacgatgggttgaagcctcgcccaTACACACAACTCGTTTACAGTTTCTTCGCGctttgaatggtgcgatgttttttcaggctgtgtaactggttaaagctctttccacaggcagtacactagaacactctcactcgggtgtgtgtgtgtctcggtgcttttccagtcacactgatgtttgaaatctttcccaacagacagaacaggcaaacatttctccttccactttcaaaggccgatgatattcaggtcctgatgaatcgattgactccgtcagatcttgacgtgatgtttggtttgtgtttcctgtctgaaaatctccgctTCTAATATTCTGTGAAAGGAGATAATAAAATTCATCGCTGTCAGTACAAGACAAAAATTCAGGAtacacacatctagtttccatggaacattctttcctctcttgttcttccaaagctgtaaatccctgtcccacacattgtccctcctgttgtgctgaaatccaaaccatcgcacatttctagactgtttctcctccactcccagttttcaccaccaattctggctgggttcagttctacactcactggttcccctccctctccacccctgaaggtgctgactatggctaggcccagttccacattcactggtttccctccctctcttcccctaaaagtgctgactctggctttgaggaacagggtgaatgaaggggaaccagtggacgtggtgtatttggacttccagaaggtaattgataaggtgccacataaaaggttaccgcacaagataaaagttcacggggttgggggtaatatatacgcatggatagaggattggttaacgaacagaaaacagagagtcgggataaattctcgggttggcaatcagtaactagtggggtgttgcaggaatcagtgttgggcgcCCATCTATTTAAAATCtagattaatgaattggatgaagggaccgagtgtaatgtagtcaagatgggaggaaatgcaatgtgcaaggaggacacaaaaaacctgcaaaacgacatagacaggctaagtgagtggtcaaaaatttggcagatggaatataatgcacATATAACATCACATagtgcgcacaatgtcacacatcaGACGGTGCGCACAGTCACACATCACACAATGCGCACAGTCACACATCACATCGTGCACGTTgttacacatcacacaccgcgcacattgtcacacatcacaccttgcacattgtcacacattacaccgtgcacattgtcacacatcacacaccgggcacattgtcacacatcacaccgcgcacattgtcacacatcacaccgcgcacattgccaCACATCACaccgtgcacattgtcacacatcacacaccgggcacattgtcacacatcacaccgtgcacattgtcacacatcacacggtgcgcacactgtcacacatcacaccgcgcacattgtcacacatcacacggtgcgcacactgtcacacatcacaccgcgcacattgtcacacatcacacggtgcgcacactgtcacacatcacaccgcgcacattgtcacacatcacaccgcgcacattgtcacacatcacaccgcgcacattgtcacacatcacacggtgcgcacactgtcacacattacacaccgggcacattgtcacacatcacaatgtaaccctactttttaaaaaaggagggagagagaaaacaggg from Pristiophorus japonicus isolate sPriJap1 unplaced genomic scaffold, sPriJap1.hap1 HAP1_SCAFFOLD_236, whole genome shotgun sequence carries:
- the LOC139245790 gene encoding zinc finger protein 16-like, with amino-acid sequence MGEASTHRPTMESHKDTRTMEKPWKCGDCGKVFRSPSTLEIHRRSHTGERPFTCSECGKGFTGSSQLVAHRRVHSGERPFTCSECGKGFTQSSHLRIHQRVHTGQRPFTCSECGKGFTCSSQLLKHQRVHTGERPFTCSECGKGFTCSSHLLTHQRVHTGERPFMCSECGMGFVTSSTLLIHQRVHTGERPFTCSECGKGFTRSSDLLKHQRVHTGERPFTCSECGKGFTQSSNRLTHQRVHTGERSFTCSECGKRFTRSSTLLTHQRVHTGERPFTCSECGKGFTCSSNLVKHQRVHTGERPFTCSECGKRFTRSSHLLTHQRVHTGERPFTCSECGKRFTRSSHLLRHQRVHK